A portion of the Bacteroidota bacterium genome contains these proteins:
- a CDS encoding transcriptional regulator, with the protein MRNKYISKQSNEILTFFNEQDRHCFDYELAKKALPKSNDSALRELLSDMTRRGLLMRVKRGLYYVIPYEQDAETFMPDWHLLAEYLVQDAKYYIGYYSALQVYNLITQPSLKEQIVVSRQVRPSTIKVKEVPFQFIYHNETHFFGTKKIWIDNFNKVVCSDLEKTIIDCLFKPDYSGGIVEIARAIYISRDKIKFNILLEYAIKFNSQAVVKRLGFILEILKVETNIIEDLQKLKTNSVVILDTELPKSGKIKTKWSIQQNIETETIKTAIYT; encoded by the coding sequence ATGAGAAATAAGTACATATCAAAGCAGTCTAATGAAATCCTGACATTCTTTAATGAACAAGACAGACATTGTTTTGACTATGAACTTGCTAAAAAAGCATTGCCCAAATCTAATGATAGTGCATTAAGAGAACTTCTTAGCGATATGACGCGCAGGGGACTTTTAATGAGAGTAAAAAGAGGATTGTATTACGTAATTCCGTACGAACAAGATGCTGAAACATTTATGCCAGACTGGCATTTGTTAGCTGAATATTTAGTGCAAGATGCAAAATATTACATTGGCTACTATTCTGCCTTACAAGTTTACAATTTAATTACTCAACCGTCATTAAAAGAACAAATTGTAGTTTCAAGACAAGTAAGACCATCAACAATTAAAGTTAAAGAAGTACCATTTCAATTTATCTATCATAATGAAACCCATTTTTTTGGAACAAAGAAAATATGGATAGATAATTTTAATAAAGTTGTTTGTTCAGACCTTGAAAAAACAATTATTGATTGCCTTTTCAAACCTGATTACTCAGGTGGAATTGTTGAAATAGCAAGAGCCATTTATATTTCTCGTGATAAAATCAAATTTAATATTTTATTAGAATATGCTATTAAATTTAATTCACAAGCAGTAGTGAAAAGACTAGGATTCATTTTAGAAATATTAAAAGTTGAAACAAATATAATTGAGGACTTACAGAAATTAAAAACAAATTCTGTTGTGATTTTAGATACTGAACTTCCAAAATCAGGAAAAATAAAAACCAAATGGAGTATTCAACAAAATATTGAAACAGAAACCATTAAAACAGCTATTTATACGTGA
- a CDS encoding nucleotidyl transferase AbiEii/AbiGii toxin family protein, translating to MIKPGEIQKKARAVGVRDQQIEKDYILSWILQGVAMHNELSKAIAFKGGTVLKKVYFEDYRFSEDLDFTLLYYKISNQQIFDYFNEVFEYIREEANIPLEIIDDNEHQNGGINFYISYIGPLGGMGINKRVKVDISKSEKLQFEPINKLVFLTYTDQEEHKLLCYALEEILVEKLRSVMQRMQARDFYDIWYLLETHGLELDFYINEFIAKCESKKVNPKEFFIKLEQRLPQYQARWQKSMKEQIQDLPEFEQVERETMRYLRKLEI from the coding sequence GTGATAAAACCGGGAGAAATACAAAAGAAAGCAAGAGCAGTAGGTGTTCGAGACCAGCAAATTGAAAAGGATTATATTCTATCTTGGATTTTGCAAGGTGTGGCTATGCATAATGAATTATCAAAAGCAATTGCTTTTAAAGGTGGAACAGTATTGAAGAAAGTATATTTTGAAGATTATAGATTTTCGGAAGACCTTGATTTTACATTATTATATTACAAAATTTCAAATCAACAAATTTTCGATTACTTTAATGAGGTATTTGAATATATTAGAGAAGAAGCCAATATACCATTAGAAATAATTGATGATAATGAACACCAAAATGGTGGAATAAATTTCTACATCAGTTATATCGGTCCGCTTGGCGGAATGGGAATAAATAAACGTGTTAAAGTTGATATTTCGAAAAGTGAGAAATTACAGTTTGAACCAATTAACAAACTTGTTTTCCTAACTTATACTGACCAAGAAGAACATAAATTACTTTGTTACGCTCTTGAAGAAATTCTTGTTGAAAAACTTCGTTCAGTAATGCAAAGAATGCAAGCACGAGATTTTTATGATATATGGTATTTACTTGAAACACACGGATTAGAACTTGACTTTTATATCAATGAGTTTATTGCTAAGTGTGAAAGTAAAAAGGTTAATCCAAAGGAATTTTTCATAAAATTAGAACAACGATTACCGCAATATCAAGCTCGTTGGCAGAAGTCTATGAAAGAACAAATTCAAGATTTACCAGAGTTTGAGCAAGTAGAAAGAGAAACAATGAGATATTTAAGAAAACTGGAAATATGA
- a CDS encoding type II toxin-antitoxin system VapC family toxin has protein sequence MNYLIDTHILLWYIVGDKRIKKDTKIIIEEKSNTIFISNASLWEIAIKVSIGKLKLKVSFKDLENYLKEKEFIILEFDFEDLETLLTLPFHHQDPFDRMIISQVKTKSLEIITNDGIINKYFEN, from the coding sequence ATAAATTATTTAATTGATACACACATCCTACTTTGGTATATTGTAGGCGATAAGAGAATAAAGAAAGATACGAAAATAATAATTGAAGAAAAGAGTAATACGATTTTTATAAGTAATGCTAGTCTTTGGGAAATTGCAATAAAAGTAAGCATCGGAAAACTCAAACTAAAGGTTAGCTTTAAGGATTTGGAAAACTATCTCAAAGAAAAAGAGTTCATTATCCTTGAATTTGACTTTGAAGACTTAGAAACACTTCTTACACTTCCATTTCATCACCAAGACCCATTTGACAGAATGATAATATCTCAAGTTAAAACAAAATCCCTAGAAATTATTACTAATGACGGTATCATCAATAAGTATTTTGAAAATTAA